In Spirochaetaceae bacterium, the following proteins share a genomic window:
- a CDS encoding U32 family peptidase has translation MTELLAPAGSIEALNAAIANGADACYLGLKDFNARLRGTNFAYNQLEAACAAANKQGKKIYVTVNTLVCEDELDRVASLLAFLKNIGAGAVIVQDLGVASLVKEYGLPLHISTQAAAASHLAVNFFKDYGATRIVLARELTLTEIAHIKNNTEAEIEVFCHGSLCSAYSGLCLFSSYLGGASANRGSCTQPCRRQYNSKQDKASFFSPRDLQAIHLIPQLVKIGVSSLKIEGRMKSSGYVATVTKAYRYVLDNLNDSERAIAYAGELLQSDFARSKTTFFLEVRENTDFLKISGATGLFLGQVAQKGSQFYLPNIKLEAGDYLRINSPDDSKRLNLKIKEPLFNEEGFVLEHNELAAGDLVYLSSRREQSYPPFIPNNLAPYINKPPKTKARAAKPSKEKLKILPKGNYILTANLNNLSQLVSYKPAMLWLELNRSMAKTLRAAKNLPVKKNMLAIYLEPVTAEEQLGTMVVVIEELVRQGFTNFVANNTAHFGLLAKHKVNIIAGPWLYVHNRLAAELLFAQKAAAITFPFEASLKNSLAVTHSYNGDSFIMPLFGRPELFMLRVNLQSVYKFNHFSEASDGDSYSITANGEGSKVFPHKAYSILQHKNSLTKAGINRFLYDLRELKDGKELDVVFKEHKKPLNNTKAFNFERGFLN, from the coding sequence ATGACCGAATTATTAGCCCCTGCCGGCAGTATAGAGGCCCTTAATGCCGCCATAGCTAATGGGGCCGATGCCTGTTATTTAGGCCTAAAAGATTTTAATGCCCGCCTGCGTGGCACCAACTTTGCTTATAACCAACTGGAGGCCGCCTGTGCCGCAGCTAATAAACAAGGCAAAAAAATTTATGTAACTGTTAATACTTTAGTTTGTGAAGACGAGCTGGATAGGGTAGCTTCGCTGCTGGCTTTTTTAAAAAATATTGGGGCCGGCGCCGTTATTGTGCAAGATTTAGGGGTGGCGTCTTTAGTTAAAGAATATGGGCTGCCGCTGCATATTAGCACTCAAGCGGCGGCGGCCAGCCACTTAGCGGTTAATTTTTTTAAAGATTACGGGGCCACCCGGATTGTGTTAGCCCGTGAGCTTACCTTAACGGAAATTGCCCACATCAAAAATAATACAGAGGCCGAAATTGAGGTGTTTTGTCATGGCTCGCTTTGCAGCGCTTATTCGGGACTGTGTCTTTTTTCCAGCTATTTAGGCGGAGCCAGTGCCAATCGCGGCAGCTGTACACAACCTTGCCGCCGTCAATATAATAGTAAACAAGATAAAGCCAGCTTTTTTTCGCCGCGCGATTTACAAGCTATTCATCTTATTCCGCAGTTAGTTAAAATAGGTGTTAGTAGTTTAAAGATTGAGGGGCGTATGAAAAGCTCTGGTTATGTAGCTACAGTAACGAAGGCTTATCGTTATGTGCTGGATAACTTAAACGATAGCGAACGGGCTATAGCTTATGCCGGTGAGCTGCTGCAATCGGATTTTGCCCGTTCTAAAACCACCTTCTTTTTAGAAGTACGCGAGAACACCGATTTTTTAAAAATTAGCGGGGCTACCGGCTTATTTTTGGGGCAAGTGGCTCAAAAGGGTAGTCAGTTTTACCTGCCTAACATTAAGTTGGAAGCCGGCGATTACCTGCGTATTAACAGTCCCGATGATAGTAAACGCCTGAATTTAAAGATAAAAGAACCGCTCTTTAACGAAGAGGGTTTTGTGTTGGAGCACAACGAATTGGCCGCCGGCGATTTGGTTTATTTAAGCAGCCGCCGCGAGCAAAGTTACCCGCCGTTTATCCCTAATAATTTGGCCCCTTATATCAATAAACCCCCTAAAACTAAGGCACGGGCCGCTAAACCCAGCAAAGAAAAGCTTAAAATTTTGCCCAAAGGTAATTACATTTTAACGGCTAATTTAAATAACCTTAGTCAGCTGGTGAGTTACAAACCGGCTATGCTGTGGCTAGAGCTTAACCGGAGTATGGCTAAAACCTTGCGGGCGGCCAAAAATTTGCCGGTTAAAAAAAATATGCTGGCTATCTACCTTGAGCCTGTTACGGCAGAGGAGCAGTTGGGCACTATGGTTGTGGTGATAGAAGAGCTGGTACGGCAGGGTTTTACCAACTTTGTGGCTAATAATACGGCACATTTTGGCCTGCTGGCTAAACATAAAGTTAATATTATAGCGGGGCCGTGGCTCTATGTGCATAACCGGTTGGCTGCCGAGCTGCTATTTGCGCAAAAGGCGGCGGCCATTACCTTTCCCTTTGAGGCCAGCCTTAAAAACAGCCTTGCCGTAACTCATAGTTATAACGGTGATAGTTTTATTATGCCGCTTTTTGGCCGGCCGGAATTATTTATGCTGCGGGTAAATTTGCAAAGTGTTTATAAATTTAACCACTTTAGCGAGGCCAGCGATGGCGATAGCTACAGCATAACGGCTAACGGCGAGGGTAGTAAAGTTTTTCCTCATAAGGCTTATAGTATTTTACAGCATAAAAATAGCTTAACGAAAGCCGGTATTAACCGCTTTTTGTACGATTTGCGCGAGTTAAAAGATGGCAAAGAGTTAGATGTTGTTTTTAAGGAACACAAAAAGCCGTTAAACAACACTAAGGCCTTTAACTTTGAGCGGGGTTTTTTAAATTAA